From one Odontesthes bonariensis isolate fOdoBon6 chromosome 14, fOdoBon6.hap1, whole genome shotgun sequence genomic stretch:
- the LOC142398658 gene encoding rho GTPase-activating protein 15-like: protein MSNQWTVVRHGRGRQRRHRQPTNSRDYEGSWDLSVLVFGLSAHRITNLQGVVKQVPLIPPPHRSSVAQGPVQMRIKNSQSPGDRLSQSKSMVLQEADLPQKPISRHRRNQSQHNVVVAGAATFEPLVDLKGEHLNVAKISEGCKQQRKNWASMWTVLTSDQLLFYKEKQETAVKPGVKTDVVQLCGAIIEWTTEKSSKNVFQITTNTGCEYLVQNDSYSTASRWYDAIRKTVDSSTTEDKSFPLRRANSTEFLPRHSSLPGYGSASPNTKQRNPVHRRSINMFGSSKLKHSASDSADKNGVKNRLKKFIIRRPSMKTLQEKGLIKGSCFPKHLIKMSPAPFSQVASGC from the exons ATCTTTCAGTCCTTGTTTTTGGTTTGTCTGCTCACAGAATAACAAATCTTCAGGGTGTAGTGAAACAAGTGCCATTGATTCCACCTCCCCATCGCAGCTCAGTAGCACAGGGCCCAGTACAGATGCGTATAAAGAACTCTCAGAGCCCCGGAGATCGCCTCAGTCAGTCCAAGTCAATGgttctgcaggaggcagaccttcCTCAGAAACCT ATCTCTCGGCATCGCAGGAATCAGTCTCAACACAATGTTGTTGTTGCAGGAGCTGCCACATTTGAACCACTG GTGGATCTGAAAGGTGAACACCTGAATGTGGCTAAAATCTCTGAGGGCTGTAAGCAACAGAGGAAGAACTGGGCTTCGATGTGGACAGTGCTGACCTCAGACCAGCTACTGTtctataaagaaaaacaagaaactgcTGTG AAACCAGGAGTTAAGACAGATGTGGTTCAGCTATGTGGAGCTATTATTGAGTGGACGACCGAGAAATCCAGCAAGAACGTTTTTCAG ATTACAACAAACACAGGATGTGAATACCTCGTCCAGAATGACAGTTACTCCACTGCCAGCAGATGGTATGATGCCATCAGAAAGACGGTTGATTCCTCA ACTACAGAAGACAAAAGTTTTCCTCTGCGGAGGGCAAACAGTACGGAGTTCTTGCCCAGACACAGCTCCCTGCCTGGATATGGATCTGCCTCCCCCAACACCAAGCAGAGAAACCCGGTCCACAGACGATCCATCA ATATGTTTGGCAGCTCAAAGTTGAAGCACAGCGCCTCAGACAGCGCAGACAAGAACGGAGTGAAGAACAGATTGAAGAAGTTCATCATCAGACGTCCATCCATGAAGACGCTACAAGAGAAAGGCCTCATCAAAGGTTCCTGCTTTCCTAAACATTTAATAAAGATGTCTCCAGCACCCTTTTCACAGGTGGCTTCAGGTTGCTGA